A portion of the Rhodanobacter sp. AS-Z3 genome contains these proteins:
- a CDS encoding FAD-binding protein has translation MASLSSVKQWDQEWDIIIAGFGLAGMCAAIEAHDLDADCRILILEKAPEAETGGNSRVAGQSLLISRDAKALADYQRKMSTANPIPEEMLLAWAEAMTKLEPWIQERAQQAGAQFIHGTGFSERDAVLEFPEFGARDAVYCTATILPIPSGVYLAFRENIRLRPRIQIVYEAPLRDLVQDPDTLEVFGVIAEIDGKRQALRADRGVLMATGGFEANVEMQRDYYGLSEANPLGTPHNTGDGIKILQKAGADLWHLRNQGQSGGIWPGFKPPGFSSAFLRNFFWQSFSWIEIDAEGERFYNETAELQLTHYKEKKHGHWVDTPHYRAQPVHMIFDAITCQYNKLVTEVMTWNPVVRGYQWSDDNAAEIAKGWIVKADSIEELAQKIGRDPALIKTTVDRYNAACANKHDGDFGRKADTLMPIAQAPFYAIKVDPVIVCTGGGARRNIASEVLDHAGRAVPRLYEAGELGSMFSDLYQNGSYLTEAMISGRAAGRGLVALAAWKDAQVVA, from the coding sequence ATGGCAAGTCTGTCTTCCGTCAAACAGTGGGATCAGGAGTGGGACATCATCATTGCCGGCTTCGGTCTGGCTGGCATGTGTGCCGCGATCGAAGCGCATGACCTCGATGCGGATTGCCGCATCCTGATTCTGGAGAAGGCACCGGAGGCGGAGACAGGCGGCAACAGTCGCGTGGCGGGCCAGTCGTTGCTGATCTCGCGCGATGCCAAGGCGCTGGCGGACTATCAGCGCAAGATGAGTACGGCCAATCCGATTCCCGAAGAGATGCTGTTGGCCTGGGCCGAGGCGATGACGAAGCTGGAACCGTGGATTCAGGAGCGGGCGCAGCAGGCCGGTGCCCAATTCATTCATGGCACCGGCTTCAGCGAACGCGACGCGGTGCTGGAATTCCCCGAGTTCGGTGCGCGTGATGCCGTGTACTGCACCGCCACCATTCTGCCGATTCCCAGCGGTGTCTACCTGGCCTTCCGCGAGAACATCCGGCTGCGCCCGCGCATCCAGATTGTCTATGAAGCACCGCTGCGCGATCTGGTTCAGGACCCCGATACGCTCGAAGTGTTCGGGGTGATCGCCGAGATCGACGGCAAGCGCCAGGCGCTGCGCGCCGATCGTGGCGTGCTGATGGCGACCGGTGGTTTCGAGGCCAACGTCGAGATGCAGCGCGACTACTACGGCCTGTCCGAGGCGAACCCGCTGGGCACACCGCACAATACCGGCGATGGCATCAAGATCCTGCAGAAGGCGGGCGCCGACTTGTGGCACCTGCGCAACCAGGGCCAGTCAGGCGGTATCTGGCCGGGTTTCAAGCCACCGGGTTTCAGCAGTGCATTCCTGCGCAACTTCTTCTGGCAAAGCTTTAGCTGGATCGAGATCGATGCCGAGGGCGAGCGCTTCTACAACGAGACGGCCGAGCTGCAGCTGACCCACTACAAGGAAAAGAAGCACGGTCACTGGGTCGACACGCCGCACTATCGCGCCCAGCCGGTGCACATGATCTTCGACGCCATCACCTGTCAGTACAACAAGCTGGTTACCGAGGTGATGACCTGGAACCCGGTGGTGCGTGGTTACCAGTGGAGTGACGACAACGCTGCAGAAATCGCCAAGGGCTGGATCGTCAAGGCCGACAGCATCGAGGAACTGGCGCAGAAGATCGGCCGCGATCCGGCTTTGATCAAGACCACGGTGGATCGCTATAACGCCGCATGTGCGAATAAGCATGATGGCGATTTCGGGCGCAAGGCGGATACCTTGATGCCGATTGCACAAGCACCGTTTTATGCCATCAAGGTCGATCCGGTAATCGTCTGCACCGGCGGTGGCGCGCGTCGCAACATCGCCTCCGAAGTGCTGGATCATGCGGGCAGGGCAGTGCCACGACTGTATGAAGCAGGCGAACTGGGTTCGATGTTCTCTGACCTCTACCAGAACGGTTCCTATCTGACCGAGGCAATGATTTCCGGTCGTGCGGCGGGCCGTGGCCTGGTGGCCCTGGCCGCGTGGAAAGACGCGCAGGTGGTGGCATGA
- a CDS encoding LysR family transcriptional regulator has protein sequence MDLRQLRYFLALVEYGSFTRAAAMTGRTQQALSKGIQALEHSLGTRVVERGTHGVRLTSAGRLLLDHARIADEAVRSFEERLQELQTGTEGEVRIGVAPTGASALVAPAVLALRQQWPDIGVRVIGGILPDLLPALLAREVDVVVALDTVSEPDPQVIRDVLMQDEYRIMAGARHPLAGRRVNSVDLLQYPWIVGRRLGSVEVEFRQRFVEAGLTAPASVIESSSAEFLRALVSADHYLTLLPSLLVHDELRSGQWVRLNAPGFSWQRPLIACTRQGEPQSTPVLRLLQALHNAAASLRQTGQAGDEPNND, from the coding sequence ATGGATCTACGCCAACTCCGCTATTTTCTCGCGCTCGTCGAATACGGCAGTTTCACGCGTGCCGCGGCGATGACCGGGCGTACCCAACAGGCGTTGAGCAAGGGTATTCAGGCGCTGGAGCACAGCCTCGGCACACGCGTGGTTGAGCGCGGCACGCATGGCGTGCGCCTCACCAGCGCGGGGCGATTGTTGCTCGACCACGCACGCATCGCTGATGAGGCGGTACGCAGTTTCGAGGAGCGCCTGCAGGAGTTGCAAACCGGCACGGAGGGCGAGGTACGCATTGGGGTCGCACCTACCGGCGCCAGTGCGCTGGTCGCGCCCGCCGTGCTGGCACTACGGCAGCAATGGCCGGACATCGGCGTACGCGTGATCGGCGGCATCCTGCCTGATTTGTTGCCAGCGCTGCTGGCACGTGAGGTCGATGTGGTGGTGGCCCTCGACACGGTCAGCGAACCCGATCCACAGGTGATTCGAGACGTGCTGATGCAGGATGAATACCGGATCATGGCCGGCGCCCGGCACCCATTGGCAGGCCGGCGCGTGAACAGCGTAGACCTGCTGCAGTACCCATGGATCGTGGGGCGGCGCCTGGGTTCGGTGGAAGTCGAATTCCGGCAGCGCTTCGTCGAAGCCGGGCTGACGGCGCCGGCATCGGTGATCGAGTCATCCTCGGCCGAGTTCCTGCGCGCTCTGGTGAGTGCCGATCACTACCTCACCTTGTTGCCCAGCCTGCTGGTCCACGACGAACTGCGTTCCGGCCAGTGGGTTCGATTGAACGCACCGGGCTTCAGCTGGCAGCGCCCGCTCATTGCCTGCACGCGCCAGGGCGAGCCGCAGTCCACCCCGGTGTTGCGCTTGCTGCAGGCCCTGCACAACGCTGCCGCTTCCCTGCGGCAGACTGGGCAAGCCGGCGACGAGCCCAACAACGATTGA
- a CDS encoding DUF1330 domain-containing protein produces the protein MTAFMLVTARISDPAAFRAYAQTVAPMVAAFGGRYRVLGSVAEALEGEAPEGKMVISEWPSMEAARRFWDSPEYTQAKQLRAGTGHFDVVLVNGLPD, from the coding sequence ATGACTGCATTCATGCTGGTGACTGCACGAATTTCCGATCCAGCGGCATTCCGTGCCTACGCCCAAACCGTCGCTCCGATGGTGGCGGCGTTCGGTGGCCGCTATCGGGTGCTTGGCAGTGTGGCGGAAGCCCTTGAAGGTGAGGCGCCGGAAGGGAAGATGGTGATTTCCGAGTGGCCGTCAATGGAAGCGGCGCGACGCTTCTGGGATTCGCCCGAATACACGCAGGCGAAACAGTTGCGTGCAGGGACTGGGCACTTTGATGTGGTGTTGGTGAACGGACTACCCGATTAG